In Halovivax gelatinilyticus, the following are encoded in one genomic region:
- a CDS encoding GNAT family N-acetyltransferase, producing MFPETIESERLTFERLSHDSLDARALYEVFGANPDADEIFEYVDSDPHRTVKESYDLIQRAQDAFEDGEWVQYAIRPTEGEPHAGELAGIAGLYPKWDRRVATLGIILDTRFWGRGYSGERAAVFLELAFDRLDLDLVAVKYIDGNERSKRAVERYVDRFGGRYVGLLRNDLAVEGEVFDCHRYSISRAEYEESKRG from the coding sequence ATGTTCCCCGAAACCATCGAATCGGAGCGCTTGACGTTCGAGCGATTGTCTCACGACTCGCTCGACGCGCGTGCGCTCTACGAGGTCTTCGGGGCGAATCCCGACGCCGACGAAATCTTCGAGTACGTCGATTCCGATCCACACCGGACGGTCAAAGAGTCCTACGACCTGATCCAGCGCGCCCAGGACGCCTTCGAGGATGGCGAGTGGGTGCAGTACGCGATTCGACCGACGGAGGGCGAACCCCACGCCGGCGAACTCGCGGGCATCGCTGGACTGTATCCGAAGTGGGATCGCCGCGTCGCCACGCTCGGGATCATCCTCGATACGCGCTTCTGGGGCCGGGGCTATTCAGGAGAGCGGGCTGCGGTCTTTCTCGAACTCGCGTTCGACCGGCTCGACCTCGACCTGGTCGCCGTCAAGTACATCGACGGCAACGAGCGCTCGAAACGCGCGGTCGAACGGTACGTCGACCGGTTCGGCGGCCGGTACGTGGGCTTGCTGCGAAACGACCTGGCGGTCGAAGGCGAGGTCTTCGACTGTCACCGATACTCGATTTCCAGAGCGGAGTACGAGGAGTCGAAGCGGGGGTGA
- a CDS encoding GNAT family N-acetyltransferase encodes METQVREAVPADAHAIRDVHLASIEGLAGDHYDDEQVGAWAHDRDPDEYPIESPETEFLVADCGGTIVGFGWMKPDADDYIEAAVDGEITAVYVHPSVSGEGVGSAVYAALESRARSAGVSSLGLWASLNAVSFYESHGYSRVTDHDLEFDDGVYGTVTEMRKTLSA; translated from the coding sequence ATGGAGACGCAGGTTCGCGAGGCCGTTCCCGCCGACGCCCACGCTATTCGGGACGTCCACCTGGCGTCGATCGAGGGACTCGCCGGCGACCACTACGACGACGAGCAGGTCGGCGCGTGGGCGCACGATCGCGATCCGGACGAGTACCCGATCGAGTCGCCCGAAACCGAGTTCCTCGTCGCCGACTGCGGCGGGACTATCGTTGGCTTCGGTTGGATGAAACCGGACGCCGACGACTACATCGAGGCTGCGGTCGACGGGGAAATCACGGCGGTCTACGTCCACCCGTCGGTCTCGGGTGAGGGCGTCGGATCGGCCGTCTACGCGGCTCTGGAGTCGCGTGCACGGTCGGCGGGCGTGTCGTCGCTGGGGCTGTGGGCCTCGCTAAACGCGGTTTCGTTCTACGAATCTCACGGCTACTCGCGGGTGACCGACCACGACCTCGAGTTCGACGACGGCGTCTACGGGACCGTGACCGAGATGCGAAAGACGCTGTCCGCCTAG
- a CDS encoding type 1 glutamine amidotransferase domain-containing protein, with amino-acid sequence MTSALFIVSEGGYWGEECVEPLTTLSDAGVDVTVATPTGNPPVVDDLSVDPEEVGEETAERVREVHETDERLNNPIALAEATPDEYDAVVFPGGHGTEWDITQDGHAREALRTAVETERSKALVVCHAVGLLAFTRDSDGGMLVEGRDVTGFPNAWEEDIVDERDRLPDGRKLPYWVEDEVEAVGGNWDAELDSETSVTVDGDLLTARGPGSSNAAAKALLDELGVDG; translated from the coding sequence ATGACGTCCGCACTGTTCATCGTGAGCGAGGGGGGCTACTGGGGAGAAGAGTGCGTCGAGCCGCTGACGACGCTCTCGGACGCCGGCGTCGACGTCACCGTCGCGACGCCGACCGGAAACCCGCCGGTCGTCGACGACCTGTCGGTCGATCCCGAGGAGGTCGGCGAGGAGACGGCCGAGCGGGTCCGCGAGGTCCACGAGACCGACGAGCGGTTGAACAACCCGATCGCGCTCGCGGAGGCGACCCCCGACGAGTACGACGCGGTCGTCTTCCCCGGCGGCCACGGAACCGAGTGGGACATCACGCAGGACGGACACGCACGGGAGGCGCTCCGGACGGCCGTCGAGACCGAGCGGTCGAAGGCGCTCGTCGTCTGTCACGCCGTCGGTCTGCTGGCGTTCACCCGCGATTCCGACGGCGGGATGCTCGTCGAGGGCCGCGACGTCACCGGCTTTCCGAACGCCTGGGAGGAGGACATCGTCGACGAGCGCGACCGCTTACCCGACGGTCGAAAACTGCCCTACTGGGTCGAAGATGAGGTCGAAGCTGTCGGCGGGAACTGGGACGCCGAACTCGATTCGGAGACCTCGGTCACGGTCGACGGTGACCTGTTGACCGCTCGCGGACCGGGGTCCTCGAACGCCGCCGCAAAGGCGCTCCTCGACGAACTCGGCGTCGACGGCTAG
- a CDS encoding AbrB/MazE/SpoVT family DNA-binding domain-containing protein, translated as MITKDATITSKGQVTIPKEIRERLELDSGTEVEFVLDSGELAVKRKQSTMDELRALRDRLSHREVDVDEMRRESNRAWADHLERQ; from the coding sequence ATGATCACAAAGGACGCGACCATCACGAGCAAGGGACAGGTGACGATTCCGAAGGAGATACGCGAACGACTCGAACTCGATTCGGGGACAGAAGTCGAGTTCGTACTCGACAGTGGAGAACTCGCCGTCAAGCGAAAGCAATCGACGATGGACGAGTTGCGTGCGCTACGCGACAGGCTCTCACATCGTGAAGTCGACGTAGACGAGATGCGTCGCGAATCGAATCGGGCGTGGGCCGACCACCTCGAGAGGCAATGA
- a CDS encoding type II toxin-antitoxin system VapC family toxin, with protein MLFLDSWVWLEYLFDGEASESAERVIQRAITEGGLIAPTVVAEVRYRVRTVDGKESADDAVRALTTADEIRSMPIVDEIAARAADLRYRYYERGTCELSYADAIHVATASAHGDCEALYTGDPDFASVDEVETVVLER; from the coding sequence ATGCTATTTCTCGATTCCTGGGTGTGGCTCGAGTATCTCTTCGACGGGGAGGCGTCCGAGTCCGCCGAGCGGGTGATCCAGCGGGCGATAACCGAGGGTGGACTTATCGCCCCGACCGTCGTGGCCGAAGTTCGCTATCGCGTTCGAACGGTAGATGGCAAAGAATCAGCGGATGACGCCGTTCGAGCGCTAACCACCGCCGACGAAATTCGAAGTATGCCGATCGTAGACGAGATCGCCGCACGCGCCGCCGACCTCCGCTATCGGTATTACGAGCGCGGTACCTGTGAACTCTCGTACGCGGACGCGATCCACGTCGCGACGGCCAGCGCTCACGGCGACTGCGAGGCGCTCTACACCGGCGATCCGGACTTCGCGAGCGTCGACGAGGTCGAGACCGTCGTGCTCGAACGGTGA
- a CDS encoding O-methyltransferase: MADYLDDSVKRYLRATGPDHDEIHAAMADHADECGFPIIGPDAGGVLRSYAAATRAERVFEFGSGFGYSAYWFLKGMADDGEIILTEIDKEELAEGERFLAEAGVADRATFEHGDAMEIAREHEGPFDVVLIDHQKSRYADAFELIRDELAPGGVVIADNIFYGAVDYEDILPYVESGEPLPDDDNTRGIADYLDTVRAADGFHTVVLPVGSGLAVTTREA, from the coding sequence ATGGCCGACTACCTCGACGACTCCGTCAAGCGGTACCTTCGGGCGACCGGTCCCGACCACGACGAGATCCACGCGGCGATGGCGGATCACGCCGACGAGTGCGGGTTTCCGATCATCGGCCCCGACGCCGGCGGCGTCCTCCGATCCTACGCCGCGGCGACGAGAGCCGAGCGCGTCTTCGAGTTCGGCTCCGGCTTTGGTTACTCCGCTTACTGGTTCCTGAAGGGGATGGCCGACGACGGCGAGATTATCCTCACCGAGATCGACAAAGAGGAACTCGCCGAGGGCGAGCGGTTCCTCGCCGAGGCCGGCGTCGCCGATCGTGCCACGTTCGAACACGGCGACGCGATGGAGATCGCCCGCGAACACGAGGGACCGTTCGACGTCGTCCTCATCGACCACCAGAAGTCCAGGTACGCAGACGCGTTCGAGCTGATCCGCGACGAACTCGCGCCGGGCGGCGTCGTCATCGCGGACAACATCTTCTACGGTGCGGTCGACTACGAGGATATCCTTCCGTACGTCGAATCCGGGGAGCCGCTTCCCGACGACGACAACACGCGAGGGATCGCCGACTACCTCGACACCGTTCGGGCGGCCGACGGCTTTCACACGGTCGTCCTGCCGGTGGGAAGCGGGCTGGCCGTGACGACCCGGGAAGCGTAA
- a CDS encoding alpha-ketoacid dehydrogenase subunit beta, producing the protein MSTTTTPSEQGAETETEPLSLVEAVRDGLAGELARDDSVVVLGEDVGTNGGVFRATEHLQDEFGPQRVIDTPLAESAIVGSSIGLALSGMRPVAEMQFMGFASPAYDQLVSHAARMRSRTHGQYTLPMVVRMPYGGGISAPEHHSESREAAYVHEPGLKVVTPSTPTDAKGLIAAAIRDPDPVIVLEPKRLYRAFREDVPTESYTTPIGEASIRREGEDLSLFTWGSSTQPALAVADELAAERGIEVEVVDLRSLSPLDIETITDSVRKTGRAVVVHEAPKTAGVGAEIVATINEEALYSLEAPVTRVTGLDAPVPLHSLEDFYLPQALRIREGVLETVEA; encoded by the coding sequence ATGAGCACGACGACCACCCCATCCGAGCAGGGCGCAGAGACCGAAACCGAGCCACTCTCGCTCGTCGAGGCCGTTCGCGACGGGCTGGCGGGCGAACTCGCTCGCGACGACAGCGTCGTCGTTCTCGGCGAGGACGTCGGGACGAACGGGGGCGTCTTCCGGGCGACGGAGCACTTACAGGACGAGTTCGGTCCGCAGCGGGTTATCGACACGCCGCTGGCGGAGTCGGCGATCGTCGGCTCCTCGATCGGACTCGCGCTCTCCGGAATGCGTCCGGTCGCGGAGATGCAGTTCATGGGTTTCGCCTCGCCGGCGTACGACCAGCTGGTCAGCCACGCCGCCCGGATGCGATCGCGCACCCACGGACAGTATACGCTCCCGATGGTCGTCCGGATGCCCTACGGCGGCGGTATCAGCGCTCCCGAACACCACTCCGAGTCACGCGAGGCCGCCTACGTCCACGAGCCGGGACTGAAGGTGGTGACGCCGAGTACGCCGACGGACGCGAAGGGGTTGATCGCCGCCGCGATTCGCGATCCCGACCCCGTCATCGTCCTCGAACCGAAGCGCCTCTACCGCGCCTTCCGCGAAGACGTGCCGACCGAGTCGTACACGACGCCGATCGGCGAAGCATCGATCCGTCGCGAGGGCGAGGATCTCTCGCTGTTCACCTGGGGGTCGAGTACGCAGCCGGCGCTCGCCGTCGCCGACGAACTCGCCGCCGAGCGGGGGATCGAGGTGGAGGTCGTCGACCTGCGAAGCCTCTCGCCGCTCGATATCGAGACGATCACCGACTCCGTCCGTAAGACCGGCCGTGCCGTCGTCGTCCACGAGGCGCCGAAGACCGCCGGCGTCGGCGCCGAGATCGTCGCGACGATCAACGAGGAGGCGCTGTACTCCCTCGAAGCGCCCGTCACGCGAGTGACGGGTCTCGACGCGCCCGTCCCGTTGCACTCGCTGGAGGACTTCTACCTGCCCCAGGCGCTTCGGATTCGAGAGGGGGTATTGGAGACGGTCGAGGCCTGA
- the pdhA gene encoding pyruvate dehydrogenase (acetyl-transferring) E1 component subunit alpha: MSTHDDPKPTHRPQPTGQRDAEETASPPEDMVQVLSTDGEILPGAERPNLSDEQLLEMYEELVLARRFDERATGLQRQGRISTYAPMAGQEGSQVATSFALEDEDWLVPTYRDHAAKHAHGRSYASLLSHLRGYREGYAVPDDVNALPEYIPIGTQVPQAMGLAWGFSMQGEHDRAVLCHFGDGATSTGDFHEGLNFAGVYDVPAIFVCNNNQWAISMPVEAQTASETIVQKAAAYGIEGVRVDGTDPLAVYAVTRAAVRKAKHPAEGERRPTLIESCQYRLGPHSTADDPSAYRDEDDASGWEERDPVERLERYLYREEILDDETAESIKDDVEDCLELAVERAEAVETDPGRIVEHVYEEPTDRLREQLSDLAELRERHGDEAFGEVGE, translated from the coding sequence ATGAGCACACACGACGATCCGAAACCGACGCATCGACCGCAACCGACCGGCCAACGTGACGCCGAAGAGACGGCCAGTCCGCCCGAGGACATGGTCCAGGTTCTGTCCACTGACGGCGAGATCCTGCCGGGAGCCGAACGCCCGAACCTGTCCGACGAGCAACTCCTAGAGATGTACGAGGAACTCGTCCTCGCCCGGCGTTTCGACGAGCGGGCGACCGGTCTCCAGCGTCAGGGGCGCATCTCGACGTACGCGCCGATGGCCGGCCAGGAGGGATCGCAGGTCGCGACGAGCTTCGCGCTGGAAGACGAGGACTGGCTCGTCCCGACCTACCGCGACCACGCCGCAAAGCACGCCCACGGCCGATCGTACGCGTCGTTGCTCAGCCACCTCCGGGGCTATCGCGAGGGATACGCCGTCCCGGACGACGTAAACGCCTTGCCGGAGTACATACCGATCGGCACGCAAGTGCCACAAGCGATGGGCCTCGCCTGGGGCTTTTCGATGCAGGGCGAACACGACCGTGCGGTCCTCTGTCACTTCGGCGACGGGGCGACTTCGACCGGTGACTTCCACGAGGGGTTAAACTTCGCCGGCGTCTACGACGTGCCCGCGATCTTCGTCTGTAACAACAACCAGTGGGCGATCTCCATGCCCGTCGAGGCCCAGACTGCCTCGGAGACGATCGTCCAGAAGGCGGCCGCCTACGGCATCGAAGGGGTCCGCGTCGACGGCACCGATCCGCTCGCCGTCTACGCCGTGACGAGAGCGGCGGTCCGAAAGGCGAAGCACCCGGCCGAGGGCGAACGCCGCCCGACGCTCATCGAATCCTGCCAGTACCGGCTCGGCCCGCACTCGACCGCCGACGATCCATCGGCGTACCGCGACGAGGACGACGCCTCCGGTTGGGAAGAGCGCGACCCGGTCGAACGACTCGAACGATACCTCTACCGTGAGGAGATTCTCGACGACGAGACGGCTGAATCCATCAAAGACGATGTCGAGGACTGTCTCGAACTGGCCGTCGAGCGGGCCGAAGCCGTCGAAACCGATCCCGGGCGGATCGTCGAACACGTCTACGAGGAGCCGACCGACCGGCTACGCGAACAGCTTTCGGACCTGGCGGAATTACGCGAACGCCACGGCGACGAGGCGTTCGGGGAGGTGGGCGAATGA
- a CDS encoding queuosine precursor transporter, with product MSDSTATPTIPQVTLIAVFVTGLVTAQLTAAKVLSFSIPFSLPVTGSELVLPGAAVAYAVTFFASDCYTELYGKRAAQIVVNVAFAMNFLVLALVWSTAVAPVAPTSPVGGEEFSDVLLPATYVVAGSLLAYVVSQNWDVWFFHRIREVTGAEKLWLRNIASTGTSQAIDTVIFVSIAFAIAPALAGDDVMALSLIASLVVGQYLLKLSIALLDTPVVYAVVRVVREKTDSPHVGGVAAE from the coding sequence ATGAGTGATTCGACCGCGACGCCGACGATTCCCCAGGTGACGCTGATCGCCGTGTTCGTCACCGGACTCGTCACCGCACAGCTGACCGCCGCGAAGGTGCTCTCGTTTTCGATTCCGTTCTCGCTCCCCGTCACCGGCAGCGAACTCGTCCTGCCGGGCGCCGCCGTAGCCTACGCGGTCACCTTCTTCGCCAGCGATTGTTACACGGAGCTCTACGGCAAGCGCGCCGCTCAAATCGTGGTCAACGTCGCGTTCGCGATGAATTTCCTCGTCCTCGCGCTAGTCTGGTCGACCGCGGTCGCCCCGGTCGCGCCGACCTCGCCCGTCGGCGGCGAGGAGTTCTCCGACGTCCTCCTGCCGGCAACCTACGTCGTCGCCGGGAGTCTGCTCGCCTACGTGGTGAGCCAGAACTGGGACGTCTGGTTCTTCCACCGGATCCGCGAGGTGACCGGCGCCGAAAAGCTCTGGCTTCGCAACATCGCCTCGACGGGGACGAGCCAGGCGATCGACACCGTCATCTTCGTCTCGATCGCCTTCGCGATCGCACCCGCCCTCGCGGGCGACGACGTCATGGCGCTCTCGCTGATCGCCTCGCTCGTGGTCGGCCAGTACCTCCTCAAGCTCTCGATCGCACTCCTCGACACGCCGGTCGTCTACGCCGTCGTCCGCGTCGTCAGGGAGAAGACCGACTCGCCGCACGTCGGCGGCGTCGCCGCCGAGTGA
- a CDS encoding aminopeptidase, whose product MDPRVHEHAEVLVDWSARIEAGDDVVLSVGPDAHELAVAVAETIGERGANLLTTYGSGEIERAYQRAHDGDFDEPSHELALFEAADVYLRIGGGRNTSATADVPAETRQAYRNARTNLREARYDTRWVSTVHPTRSLAQQANMAYEEYADFVYDAVLRDWESLADEMAKLKDRLDEGSEVRLVGPGTDLTMSIEGRTAVNSAASVAYDSHNLPSGEVFTAPYDTDGQVTFDVPMTLQGQSVRDVTLNFEAGEVIGFDAAEGEDVIEEILETDEGARRLGELGIGMNRGIDRLTDNILFDEKMGDTVHLAVGRAYDACLPDGETGNESAVHVDMITDVSEDSRMEIDGEVVQENGTFVWE is encoded by the coding sequence ATGGATCCACGCGTCCACGAGCACGCCGAGGTGCTCGTCGACTGGAGCGCACGCATCGAAGCCGGCGACGACGTCGTTCTCTCCGTCGGCCCCGACGCACACGAGCTGGCCGTCGCCGTCGCCGAGACGATCGGCGAACGCGGCGCGAACCTGCTCACGACGTACGGCTCGGGCGAGATCGAACGCGCCTACCAGCGCGCCCACGACGGTGACTTCGACGAACCGAGCCACGAGCTGGCACTGTTCGAGGCGGCCGACGTCTACCTCCGCATCGGCGGCGGCCGCAACACGAGCGCGACGGCCGACGTTCCCGCCGAAACGCGCCAGGCGTACCGTAACGCGCGGACGAATCTACGCGAGGCGCGCTACGATACGCGCTGGGTATCGACCGTTCACCCGACGCGCTCGCTCGCCCAGCAGGCGAACATGGCCTACGAGGAGTACGCGGACTTCGTCTACGACGCCGTCCTCCGGGACTGGGAGTCGCTCGCAGACGAGATGGCGAAGCTCAAAGATCGGCTCGACGAGGGAAGCGAGGTTCGCCTCGTCGGTCCCGGGACCGACCTCACGATGTCGATCGAGGGCAGAACCGCCGTCAATAGCGCCGCCTCAGTCGCCTACGACTCGCACAACCTCCCGAGCGGCGAGGTCTTCACCGCGCCGTACGACACCGACGGACAGGTGACGTTCGACGTGCCGATGACCCTCCAGGGTCAGTCGGTCCGCGACGTCACGCTCAACTTCGAAGCCGGCGAGGTCATCGGGTTCGACGCGGCAGAGGGCGAAGACGTAATCGAAGAGATACTGGAAACCGACGAGGGTGCTCGCCGACTCGGCGAACTCGGCATCGGGATGAACCGCGGCATCGATCGCCTCACCGACAACATCCTCTTCGACGAGAAGATGGGCGACACCGTCCACCTCGCGGTCGGCCGCGCCTACGACGCCTGCCTGCCCGACGGCGAAACGGGCAACGAATCGGCCGTCCACGTCGACATGATCACCGACGTGAGCGAA